The region CAAGGTTTATCTACTACAAGTTTATCATCTTGATAAGTAGATACTTCTCCTGCAGGAAAAATACCTAAAGGTTTGCCATCACTTAAGTGTCTTAATGTATCTTTTAACCCTATAACGCTAGATTTAGCATCTTTATTGTTCTCGAATGGGTTCACTGGCATAATATAAGGCTTCAGTGGTTCGATTCTATGCAATAAGAAATTAGCGATTATCTTAAAGTCAGGGTCATGCTCTAACATTAGTTTTAATAATAATATACCATCTATCCCTCCTAATGGATGATTAGAAATGGTAACATATGGCCCTTTTTTAGGCAGTCTTTTAAGTTCTTCTGGATCTATTTCAAATTCAATTTGAAACTCTTCTAAGATAGCATTTAAGAAATCTAAGTTTGTCAAATGCTTATTGCGGTCGTAAATTTTGTTTAACGTAGTGATTTTTAGCGTTTTCATTAATAACCATCCTGAGAAAGTTCCTAATACACCGTATTTATCTAAGTTAATTGCTTTTGCTACTTCCTTCGCCGTTACTAACCCCATTAAAATTCAAAATTAAGTAATACAAATATACTAAAATCTTTAGCTATTCCATTTTATTTTCTCAGACAAGACGTATTAAACTTCAAAAAGCGTTTATAATATATATAAATATCTGATTAAAACAAAGATAAGACATTTAATCAAAAGATATATTTTTTCTATTTTTGATTTTTCAAATTACTTAAATATTATACATGAAAGTTATCTCATATAATGTCAACGGCATTCGTGCTGCTATAAGCAAAGGATTTATAGACTGGGTACAAGAAGAAAACCCAGATGTCATCTGCCTTCAAGAAATAAAAGCAAAAGAAGATCAAGTACCAGTGGCAGATATCGCAGCGGCAGGATACCCATATCAGTACTACTACCCTGCTCAAAAAGCAGGATATAGTGGTGTAGCTATCTTGTGCAAAACAGAGCCTAAGAACATCGTGTTCGGGACAGGAATAGACTATATGGACTTCGAAGGACGCAACGTCAGAGTAGATTATGACACCGTATCTGTGATGTCACTATACCTACCATCTGCCTCTAATATAGAGAGACTTGACTTTAAATATAAGTATATGGACGACTTCTTTAACTACGTAGATACACTTAAAAAAGAAATCCCAAACCTTATCATCTGTGGTGACTATAACATTTGTCACGAAGCTATCGATATTCACGACCCTGTCCGCAATGCTAAGGTTTCAGGGTTCTTACCAGAAGAACGCGCATGGTTAGACAAGTTTATCAATAATGGCTTTATAGACAGCTTCCGTATGTTTAATACAGAACCGCATAACTATAGTTGGTGGACATACAGAGCTAATGCACGTAATAATAACAAAGGATGGAGAATAGACTACCACTTAGTGACTGAGTCATTAAGAGCTAAGATTAAGCATGCGACTATTCTACCAGACGTTAAGCACTCTGACCACTGCCCTATTTTAGTTGAAATAGATGCTTAAATATACCCACTAAAAACAACAAATATGATAGCTATAAAACGTATTGGTTTAGGATTACTAGCCGTTGTTATGTTCTCTTCTTGTGTAACTAGAAAGCTTTATAACGAATTAGATCAACAATATAAAGATGCTCTAGCAGAAAACGAAAGAATTAATGGTGAACTAGATCTAATGAATAGTTCAAACACAGATTTAGAGAATATTAAACGCAAACTAGCTGACCAACTAAAAGAGCTTCAACAAGAGCGAAGTAATCTAAATGCCGAGATTTCGGCTGCTCAAAACAAATTAAAGGACTTAGAAAGTTCATATAACAATCTAGAACAACACAGTGCAGAGACGCTAAAAGCTGAGGCTGCGCGCCTAGCAAAAGCAAAAACTGAACTTGAAGCTAAATCAAAACGAGTAGCAGAACTAGAGAGTATCTTAGCAGCTAATGATAAACAAATGCGCACTTTAAAAGACAATTTGTCTAGTGCTCTTAATGCTTTTGAAGGAAGAGGATTAACTATCGAGCAGAAGAACGGGAAGGTATATGTCTCTATGGAGAACAAACTACTGTTTAAATCAGGTAGCTGGACTATCAGTGATGAAGGGAAGGGCGCTGTAGTCGAACTAGGAAAGGTATTAGCTGATAATCCTGATATCACTGTACTCATCGAAGGACATACTGATAACGATAAAATACTAGGTAATCTAGGTGAGGGAATAAAGACCAACTGGGATCTATCTACTAAACGTGCTTTAACTATCGTCTCTATATTAGAACAAACACCTAGTATAGATAAACGCAACCTAACTGCCGCAGGTAGAAGTGAGTTCGCTCCCCTAATGAGTAATAATACTCCTGAAGGAAAAGCTAAAAACAGACGTATAGAAGTAATCTTAACGCCTAACTTAGATAAAATCAACTCGATGTTGAATCAATTGTAATCTACATTAAGATAATTTTTCTATCATACCTCTAATAACATAAAAAGCGAAGTACAATTTTACTTCGCTTTTTTGGTTTTACGAATAATCTTTAAATCAAACACGAAATACATCAATATACTATAGCATTTTTTGGTACTGAAATAGGGGTGGTCGGCTAGTGGTCGGCATGTGATGGGCATGTGATGGGCTAAAAAACACTATAAACAAGCCGACCACATACCTATGACCTTGCCATTACTTTTCTATCACAATAACCTAAGTACAACTTTAATATCCTGAAACTTACTCTAGCATTAAAGAGCAAATAAAATCTGTCATAAAAACAATGATAACATGAGGTAGTTTCTATAAAATTATTTAATTTTCAACTTATGTAAGACATGAGTATTTGCCATTGGGTTAAATATTATGTATCTTATAAATATTCAAATAAAAAAAGGCAAACATACACTATGATTAATAGCTTACTAGTTACTAATATCGATCACATTCTAGATCCACAAAACTTCAATGGATTATATCAATGGTTTTTTAATCTCTTAGATTTTCTAAATCTATCAGACTACGCTACCCATGTGATGACAGCTATATTACTAGTATCTTCATTCACGATTTGTATGTTTATACTAGACTATATCTTGAAGAA is a window of Myroides oncorhynchi DNA encoding:
- a CDS encoding OmpA/MotB family protein, producing MAIKRIGLGLLAVVMFSSCVTRKLYNELDQQYKDALAENERINGELDLMNSSNTDLENIKRKLADQLKELQQERSNLNAEISAAQNKLKDLESSYNNLEQHSAETLKAEAARLAKAKTELEAKSKRVAELESILAANDKQMRTLKDNLSSALNAFEGRGLTIEQKNGKVYVSMENKLLFKSGSWTISDEGKGAVVELGKVLADNPDITVLIEGHTDNDKILGNLGEGIKTNWDLSTKRALTIVSILEQTPSIDKRNLTAAGRSEFAPLMSNNTPEGKAKNRRIEVILTPNLDKINSMLNQL
- a CDS encoding exodeoxyribonuclease III, producing MKVISYNVNGIRAAISKGFIDWVQEENPDVICLQEIKAKEDQVPVADIAAAGYPYQYYYPAQKAGYSGVAILCKTEPKNIVFGTGIDYMDFEGRNVRVDYDTVSVMSLYLPSASNIERLDFKYKYMDDFFNYVDTLKKEIPNLIICGDYNICHEAIDIHDPVRNAKVSGFLPEERAWLDKFINNGFIDSFRMFNTEPHNYSWWTYRANARNNNKGWRIDYHLVTESLRAKIKHATILPDVKHSDHCPILVEIDA